The Saccharothrix violaceirubra genome segment GGACCGGTGCCCGGCCCTTTGTCGTCCGTACTCCGATCGTGTGGGCGTACACCGTGACCCGAGTGGGTAGTCGGTGACGGAGACGAGAGGAGACGGCCATGACCCGCGTTCAGGAGGCGTCGACCGCCGAACTGGTCGGCCGACTGTCCGAACAGGTGAGTCGGCTCGCGCGCGAGGAGATGCGCCTGGCGGTCGCCGAGATCAAGGAGAAGGGCCGCCACGTCGGCATCGGCGCGGGCCTGCTCGGCGGTGCCGGTGTGCTCGCCTGGTTCGGCGTCGGCACGCTGATCGCGGCGCTGGTGCTGACCCTGGCACTGGCGATGCCCGCGTGGTCGGCCGCGTTCGTGGTCACCGTCGCGGTGTTCGCCGTCGCCGGGGTGCTGGCGCTGATCGGTCGGCGGCAGATCGCGCGCGGCACTCCTCCCGTTCCCGAAGAGGCCATCGAAAGCATGAAGGCGGACATCTCCACTGTGAGCGAGAGGGCGCACCGATGAGCGACGTGCCGAACGACCCCGACGCGTTGCGCGCGGACATCGAACAGACCAGGCGCGACCTGGGCGACACGGTCGAACAGCTCGCGCACAAGGCCGACGTGCCCGGGCGCGTGAAGGACTCCGTGCACGACGGCGTCGAAGCCGTCAGGGACACGGCAGCCGAGGTGGCCGACCGCACCGGCGACCTGGCCGGCCAGGTCGCCGACACGACCCGCGAGGTCGCCGGCCAGGTGGAAGACCGGGCAAGCCGGCTCGCGGACCAGGTCGGCGAGACCGCTCACGTCGTGGTCGACCGCACGCAGCAGATCGCCGGCGAGATCGCGGACCGGGCCGTCCGCGCGGTCGAGTCCCTGCCCCCGACGGTGCGGGAGCGGGCCCGGCAACCGGTGGTCCTGGCCGCCGCGGGCGCGGTCGTGCTGATCGCCGTGGTGTGGCTGGTGCGCGGGAGGCGCTCGTGAGCAAGCTGCTCTACCGACCCCTCGGCCTGGCGTTCGGGCTGCTCGGCGGGTTCCTCGCGGGCAAGGTCTTCGACCGGCTGTGGAAGCTGGTCAGCGGCGACCGCGTGGCACCGACGCCGACCCAGAAGGACCGGGGCTGGGGCGAGATCCTCCTGGCCGCCGCCCTCCAGGGCGCGGTGTTCGGCCTGGTGCGCGCGGCGATCGACCGCGCGGGCGCCATCGGCTACGACAAGCTGACCGGCGAGTGGCCCGGCGACACGCAGGACGTCGACTAGGTCGCTTGGCGGCCCGGGCCACGACGGTCGGGCCCGCCGGCGGCCTCAGGCCGGTTCGTCGACGTCGCCCGCCCGCCGACGCCGCTCCTTCTCGTCGTCCTCCAGGAACTGTTCGGGGTCCACGTCGAGATCCGGTGGTTCCGGGGTCCCGGGCGCGTACGGCGGGTCGGGATTGATCGGGTGTGCCCCGGGCTGGGTCGTCTCGGACTGGGCCGTTTCGGACTGGGTCGTCTCGGACTGGGTCATGTCGACCTGGTACCCGGCGGCGGCCTCCGGGAACCGGGGCGGGCGCTTTTCCAGGAACGCGGCCACGCCCTCCGCGTAGTCGGCGCTGTGCGCGGCCTCCTCGTAGAGCGCGCGCACCCCGTCGTCCTCCCGCCCGCCCTCGGCGATCAGGTCGACGATCGTCCGCGCCCCGCGCACGCTGACCCACGACCGTGAGGCGATGACCTCGGCCAACTCCTTGGCCCGCACGCGGACGTCGTCGTGCACCTCGTTGACCAGGCCGATCCGCAGCGCCGTCGCCGCGTCCAGCAGCTCCGCGCCGTACAGGATCTGCTTGGTCCACGCCGGGCCGACCAGGTCGACGAGCCGCTTCGTCGACGCGAACCCGTAGACGATCCCCAACTTCGCCGGGGTGATGCCGAACCGCGCGTCCGACGCCGCGATCCGCAGGTCGCAGGCGACCGCGAGCTGGCACCCGCCGCCGACGCAGAACCCGTCCACCGCGGCGATCGTCGGCTTGCCCACGCCCGCCAGCGCCCGTTCACCCGCCGCGACGGCCTCGCTGTAGCGGGCGACGCCGGCCGCACCCGCCCGCAGCTCCCGGAACTCGCCGATGTCCGCGCCCGCCGAGAAGTGCTCCCCGCCCCGCACGACGAGCACGCGCACGCCGTCGTCGGCCCGCACCCGGTCCATCAGCCCCGGCAACGACGACCACATCCCGAACGAGATCGCGTTCCGCTTGGCGGGCCGGTCGATGGTCAGCTCCGCGACCGGTCCCCTGAGGTCGAGCCTGAACGTCACGCCCGCAGCGTATCGCCCCGCCACCCCCGCGAGTCCTCCGCTCGGACACCCCGAAATACGCACTCGGGCACCTTCGATCAGGTGAACACCGCCCACAATGGACCCTCAGCGGGGATACATCCCGGCCAACCCGGCGGGCGGCACGAACGGCCGCCACCCGCCTGCCGGCTGGGCCAGGCGGTCGGCCACGGCCCACAGCACGGCGGGGTTGTGCGCGTAGCCGAGGTGGCTGCACACCACCTCCACGCTCTCGCCGTGCCCGCCCGGCTCCTCACGGCACGACCGCCACGGCACGATCCCGTCCGACTTCGAGTACAGCGACGTCGCCGGCACCGGGAACGGCGGCCGACCCGCCTCGGCCGGCGGCGGAGCCACGACGGCCGACGACAGCCTGGCGAGGAA includes the following:
- a CDS encoding phage holin family protein, which translates into the protein MTRVQEASTAELVGRLSEQVSRLAREEMRLAVAEIKEKGRHVGIGAGLLGGAGVLAWFGVGTLIAALVLTLALAMPAWSAAFVVTVAVFAVAGVLALIGRRQIARGTPPVPEEAIESMKADISTVSERAHR
- a CDS encoding DUF3618 domain-containing protein, producing MSDVPNDPDALRADIEQTRRDLGDTVEQLAHKADVPGRVKDSVHDGVEAVRDTAAEVADRTGDLAGQVADTTREVAGQVEDRASRLADQVGETAHVVVDRTQQIAGEIADRAVRAVESLPPTVRERARQPVVLAAAGAVVLIAVVWLVRGRRS
- a CDS encoding DUF4235 domain-containing protein, whose translation is MSKLLYRPLGLAFGLLGGFLAGKVFDRLWKLVSGDRVAPTPTQKDRGWGEILLAAALQGAVFGLVRAAIDRAGAIGYDKLTGEWPGDTQDVD